A window from Purpureocillium takamizusanense chromosome 3, complete sequence encodes these proteins:
- the GRC3 gene encoding Polynucleotide 5'-hydroxyl-kinase grc3 (COG:S~EggNog:ENOG503NYZY~BUSCO:EOG09261DRB): protein MSAKRRKIDSPGTQVSALSALAARRLAPAEPSPSTATPPPSNPFSPLLRRRDAAESPKRLAKAPTPTQDVRPESRATQTYSSFRLTKSNHRVRAGVTELKLEGNERFLVLGSFGLRVLAGEVTIAGAMLRPGETTYWVHAPHCHAVPVLRTTERTRLELHSDPKAESLRKLGRLSPLFRGIWNEGQARPTFQFLGTSEDVPPKSIIQPLASPPKWNKKLLSLVEAATRAPSATLVCGPKSAGKSTFSRLLTNRLLTSAGGAKGVIILDLDPGQPEYAPPGTLSLVHVSTPNLGAPFTHPSLDDGAYRVLRCHSLASVNPASAADLHFECAMDLYDLYRRMHRHCPLIVNTPGWVLSLGLELLVQVIVNIRPEVVYMSEEGPMETVDALTDAARDGFTALPSQPAEFASRTAAHFRDMQTISYFHSAPDGLRLSWTPSALSSARPLVIHYIRSGIRGILRYDYQLQADLLSEAINGAILAVVEVESPEALRGLPDPRPTPEGIPFIPNPNDVALDPRHSRTIGLVLVRGVDAGRKTMQVLTPMPLQSIARARAHGHDIVLVHGKFDAPTWAYTEHLHERDLGEAIAELEVTDEDTSEDSSEETDLSVDVEEAVPWVEVLKGNQKRPVGSRVWRVRRDLGRATD, encoded by the exons ATGTCGGCCAAGAGAAGAAAGATCGATTCCCCAGGCACGCAGG TGAGCGCTCTCAGCGCCCTGGCAGCCAGGCGGTTGGCGCCTGCTGAGCCGAGCCCTTCCACGGCAACGCCTCCGCCATCGAACCCGTTCAGTCCTTTGCTTCGGCGACGGGATGCCGCTGAGTCGCCCAAGaggctggccaaggcgccaACCCCGACCCAGGATGTGCG CCCCGAGTCCAGGGCGACTCAGACGTACTCGTCCTTCCGCCTCACGAAGAGCAACCACAGGGTCCGAGCCGGAGTGACGGAGCTCAAGCTAGAGGGAAATGAG CGCTTCCTCGTGCTCGGCAGCTTTGGCCTGCGCGTCCTGGCCGGCGAAGTGACGATCGCCGGGGCCATGCTCCGTCCAGGCGAGACCACTTACTGGGTCCATGCGCCGCACTGTCACGCAGTGCCGGTCCTCAGGACGACAGAGAGGACGAGGCTAGAGCTCCATAGTGATCCCAAAGCGGAGAGTCTGCGCAAGCTCGGCAGGTTGTCGCCTCTGTTCCGCGGCATATGGAACGAGGGCCAGGCAAGGCCAACCTTTCAGTTT CTCGGGACGTCTGAAGATGTACCGCCAAAGTCCATCATCCAACCGCTTGCTTCGCCTCCTAAGTGGAATAAGAAGCTTCTGTCCCTGGTCGAAGCCGCGACACGCGCACCGTCTGCGACGCTCGTCTGTGGCCCCAAATCGGCTGGCAAGTCGACCTTTTCGAGACTTTTGACCAACCGGCTCCTCACCTCTGCCGGCGGAGCCAAAGGCGTCATAATTCTGGATCTCGACCCGGGGCAGCCCGAgtacgcgccgccggggacgcTCTCACTGGTGCACGTCTCGACGCCCAACCTCGGCGCGCCCTTCACGCACcccagcctcgacgacggagcgTACCGCGTGCTGCGATGCCACTCCCTGGCGTCGGTCAACCCGGCATCGGCCGCGGACCTGCATTTTGAATGTGCCATGGACCTCTACGACCTCTATCGGCGCATGCACCGCCATTGCCCCCTGATCGTCAATACGCCGGGTTGGGTGCTTAGCCTCGGTctggagctgctcgtccAGGTCATCGTCAACATCCGGCCAGAGGTCGTCTACATGTCGGAGGAAGGGCCCATGGAGACGGTTGACGCCCTCACGGACGCCGCCAGGGACGGATtcacggcgctgccgtcaCAGCCTGCTGAATTCGCGTCCCGCACCGCTGCGCACTTTCGCGACATGCAGACCATTTCCTACTTTCATAGCGCACCCGACGGACTGCGTCTATCGTGGACGCCGTCCGCGCTGTCCTCGGCACGCCCGCTCGTCATCCACTACATCCGAAGCGGCATCCGCGGCATCCTGCGCTACGACTACCAGCTGCAGGCGGACCTGCTCTCCGAAGCCATCAACGGCGCCATTTTGGCTGTCGTCGAAGTGGAGTCACCCGAGGCCCTCCGAGGGCTCCCTGATCCGCGCCCGACACCCGAGGGCATCCCATTCATACCCAACCCCAACGACGTTGCCCTGGACCCGCGACACTCTCGCACCATtgggctcgtcctcgtccgcgggGTTGACGCCGGGCGGAAAACCATGCAGGTCCTGACGCCCATGCCCTTGCAGAGCATAGCCAGAGCAcgcgcccacggccacgacATCGTGCTTGTTCACGGCAAGTTTGACGCGCCAACCTGGGCATACACGGAGCACCTGCATGAGCGAGATTTGGGGGAGGCCATCGCAGAGCTCGAGGTCACAGACGAGGACACGAGTGAAGACTCGTCAGAGGAGACGGACTTGTCTGTGGACGTGGAGGAAGCGGTGCCGTGGGTTGAAGTGCTAAAGGGAAACCAGAAGCGACCGGTTGGATCGCGCGTGTGGCGAGTTCGCCGGGACttggggcgggcgacggacTAG
- the GRC3 gene encoding Polynucleotide 5'-hydroxyl-kinase grc3, variant 2 (COG:S~EggNog:ENOG503NYZY~BUSCO:EOG09261DRB): MLRPGETTYWVHAPHCHAVPVLRTTERTRLELHSDPKAESLRKLGRLSPLFRGIWNEGQARPTFQFLGTSEDVPPKSIIQPLASPPKWNKKLLSLVEAATRAPSATLVCGPKSAGKSTFSRLLTNRLLTSAGGAKGVIILDLDPGQPEYAPPGTLSLVHVSTPNLGAPFTHPSLDDGAYRVLRCHSLASVNPASAADLHFECAMDLYDLYRRMHRHCPLIVNTPGWVLSLGLELLVQVIVNIRPEVVYMSEEGPMETVDALTDAARDGFTALPSQPAEFASRTAAHFRDMQTISYFHSAPDGLRLSWTPSALSSARPLVIHYIRSGIRGILRYDYQLQADLLSEAINGAILAVVEVESPEALRGLPDPRPTPEGIPFIPNPNDVALDPRHSRTIGLVLVRGVDAGRKTMQVLTPMPLQSIARARAHGHDIVLVHGKFDAPTWAYTEHLHERDLGEAIAELEVTDEDTSEDSSEETDLSVDVEEAVPWVEVLKGNQKRPVGSRVWRVRRDLGRATD, translated from the exons ATGCTCCGTCCAGGCGAGACCACTTACTGGGTCCATGCGCCGCACTGTCACGCAGTGCCGGTCCTCAGGACGACAGAGAGGACGAGGCTAGAGCTCCATAGTGATCCCAAAGCGGAGAGTCTGCGCAAGCTCGGCAGGTTGTCGCCTCTGTTCCGCGGCATATGGAACGAGGGCCAGGCAAGGCCAACCTTTCAGTTT CTCGGGACGTCTGAAGATGTACCGCCAAAGTCCATCATCCAACCGCTTGCTTCGCCTCCTAAGTGGAATAAGAAGCTTCTGTCCCTGGTCGAAGCCGCGACACGCGCACCGTCTGCGACGCTCGTCTGTGGCCCCAAATCGGCTGGCAAGTCGACCTTTTCGAGACTTTTGACCAACCGGCTCCTCACCTCTGCCGGCGGAGCCAAAGGCGTCATAATTCTGGATCTCGACCCGGGGCAGCCCGAgtacgcgccgccggggacgcTCTCACTGGTGCACGTCTCGACGCCCAACCTCGGCGCGCCCTTCACGCACcccagcctcgacgacggagcgTACCGCGTGCTGCGATGCCACTCCCTGGCGTCGGTCAACCCGGCATCGGCCGCGGACCTGCATTTTGAATGTGCCATGGACCTCTACGACCTCTATCGGCGCATGCACCGCCATTGCCCCCTGATCGTCAATACGCCGGGTTGGGTGCTTAGCCTCGGTctggagctgctcgtccAGGTCATCGTCAACATCCGGCCAGAGGTCGTCTACATGTCGGAGGAAGGGCCCATGGAGACGGTTGACGCCCTCACGGACGCCGCCAGGGACGGATtcacggcgctgccgtcaCAGCCTGCTGAATTCGCGTCCCGCACCGCTGCGCACTTTCGCGACATGCAGACCATTTCCTACTTTCATAGCGCACCCGACGGACTGCGTCTATCGTGGACGCCGTCCGCGCTGTCCTCGGCACGCCCGCTCGTCATCCACTACATCCGAAGCGGCATCCGCGGCATCCTGCGCTACGACTACCAGCTGCAGGCGGACCTGCTCTCCGAAGCCATCAACGGCGCCATTTTGGCTGTCGTCGAAGTGGAGTCACCCGAGGCCCTCCGAGGGCTCCCTGATCCGCGCCCGACACCCGAGGGCATCCCATTCATACCCAACCCCAACGACGTTGCCCTGGACCCGCGACACTCTCGCACCATtgggctcgtcctcgtccgcgggGTTGACGCCGGGCGGAAAACCATGCAGGTCCTGACGCCCATGCCCTTGCAGAGCATAGCCAGAGCAcgcgcccacggccacgacATCGTGCTTGTTCACGGCAAGTTTGACGCGCCAACCTGGGCATACACGGAGCACCTGCATGAGCGAGATTTGGGGGAGGCCATCGCAGAGCTCGAGGTCACAGACGAGGACACGAGTGAAGACTCGTCAGAGGAGACGGACTTGTCTGTGGACGTGGAGGAAGCGGTGCCGTGGGTTGAAGTGCTAAAGGGAAACCAGAAGCGACCGGTTGGATCGCGCGTGTGGCGAGTTCGCCGGGACttggggcgggcgacggacTAG